In the Methermicoccus shengliensis DSM 18856 genome, TTTCTGTCCACTATCACCTGGTACTGGTCCCCAATCTCCTTGATGTTCATGAGCACCTCCTCGATCTGGCTTGGAAACACGTTTATGCCCCGCACGATGAGCATATCGTCGGCCCTTCCCAGCACCCTGGAGATGCGCCGCATTGTGCGCCCACACGCACACTCATCCTCGAGAAGACGGGTGATGTCGCCAGTGCGGTAGCGAATGAGGGGCATCGCCTCCTTTCTCAGCGAGGTGAGCACGAGCTCGCCCTTCTCACCCTCTGCCACCTGCTCCCCAGTCTTCGGGTCTATCACCTCCACAAAAAAGTAGTCCTCCCAGATGTGCAGACCATCCTGCTCTGTGCACTCGAATGCCACCCCTGGCCCATACATCTCAGAGAGTCCATAAGAGTCGTATGCTTTGCAGTGCAGTGCATCCTCGAGCTCTCTTCTGGTGGATGACGACCATGGTTCTGCTCCAAAGCACCCTATGCGAAGCCTTAGCTCGTCTATGATGCCCATCTCCGAGGCGACCTCTGAGAGATAGAGGGCATAGGAGGGGGTGCAGTGGAGCACTGTGACACCAAAGTCCCGCATGAGCTCGAGCTGGCGGATGGTGTTCCCAGTGCCGCTGGGGACTGCGGTCGCCCCTATCCGCTCTATCCCATAGTGGATGCCCAGCCCTCCTGTGAACAGCCCATAGTTCGCGGCGTTCTGGAATACATCCTCGCTGCTCACGCCCACCATTGCGAAGTTGCGAGCCATCAGCTCTGCCCAGTGCTCGATGTCTCCCCTCGTGTACCCAACGACAGTGGGCTTACCGCTC is a window encoding:
- a CDS encoding phenylacetate--CoA ligase family protein, producing the protein MAFWNEKIETMDRRELESLQSERLRHTVQRVYERVPFYRRRLDEANVRPEDIHGIEDITRLPFTTKQDLRDTYPFGLFAVPLREVIRVHASSGTSGKPTVVGYTRGDIEHWAELMARNFAMVGVSSEDVFQNAANYGLFTGGLGIHYGIERIGATAVPSGTGNTIRQLELMRDFGVTVLHCTPSYALYLSEVASEMGIIDELRLRIGCFGAEPWSSSTRRELEDALHCKAYDSYGLSEMYGPGVAFECTEQDGLHIWEDYFFVEVIDPKTGEQVAEGEKGELVLTSLRKEAMPLIRYRTGDITRLLEDECACGRTMRRISRVLGRADDMLIVRGINVFPSQIEEVLMNIKEIGDQYQVIVDRKRHQLDEIVVRVELNEHSFTGEITDLQRLREYVEHRLRDMLNLRTRVELVEKGTIERTAGKAKRILDLRKLDGDWQ